From one Drosophila subpulchrella strain 33 F10 #4 breed RU33 chromosome 3L, RU_Dsub_v1.1 Primary Assembly, whole genome shotgun sequence genomic stretch:
- the LOC119555008 gene encoding cationic amino acid transporter 4, with protein sequence MPSSRRAILRHILSGICTKMNRTKSVPTDVMETPLNRCLNTFDIALLGIGHMVGAGIYVLTGTVAKEMAGPGIILSFVLAGFISMLAALCYAEFGTRVPKAGSAYVYTYISMGEFWAFVIGWNILLEHMLGAASVARAWSGYVDSMLGGWIGNTTLELTGGIHEPGLAQYPDILAFLVCIVYAAALAGGVKATAVFNSLLTLVNIAVMILVISVGFWYADSKNWSEAEGGFLPYGVGGVIAGAATCFYAFVGFDSIATSGEEAKNPSVSIPVATIISLFVVTVGYILVSAALTLMIPISEINPAASLPEAFGQLNLSWAKYLISIGALCGMTTTLLGSLFALPRCMYAMASDGLLFSCFGKINPTTQVPLLNLAVSGVLSACLALVFDLAKLVEFMSIGTLLAYTIVSASVIILRYRPMERIHTTIRVPAVAGSPDDDDDDDEDVASQSSMDTSSPTSEMIEEVLAGRLKAQFRCLEPLLGRFEPGSVVSVAVMMFIFLSFAICVELKVSWTQLYTGTWWALIIYGFIIFAASTCVAVIAVHNQNTRGLIFKVPLVPFVPALGIFCNILLMVHLDAVTWVRFFVWVCIGMVVYFLYGIRNSKEGEVCSSYSILMTTSEAGKVPWGSFKGSSGGKKGNKHTIFERFTGRTKAEDKKSIVEESENETSGYS encoded by the exons ATGCCGAGCTCAAGACGTGCGATTCTGAGGCACATACTGTCGGGGATATGCACCAAAATGAATCGCACCAAGTCGGTGCCCACTGACGTCATGGAGACGCCGCTGAACCGATGCCTCAACACCTTCGACATCGCTCTATTGG GCATTGGCCATATGGTTGGCGCTGGGATCTACGTGCTGACCGGAACTGTGGCCAAGGAGATGGCTGGACCCGGGATCATACTATCCTTTGTCCTGGCCGGATTTATATCCATGCTGGCTGCTCTGTGCTATGCGGAATTCGGAACTCGAGTTCCCAAGGCGGGATCGGCCTATGTGTACACCTACATCTCGATGGGCGAGTTCTGGGCCTTCGTCATCGGTTGGAACATCCTACTGGAGCACATGCTAGGGGCAGCATCGGTGGCTCGGGCATGGAGTGGATATGTGGACTCAATGCTGGGCGGTTGGATTGGCAATACCACTCTGGAGTTGACTGGAGGAATTCATGAACCAGGACTCGCTCAATACCCGGACATCCTGGCCTTCCTGGTCTGCATCGTATATGCGGCTGCTCTAGCCGGTGGAGTCAAGGCCACGGCGGTGTTCAACAGTCTGCTCACCCTGGTCAATATAGCCGTCATGATCTTGGTCATCAGCGTGGGATTCTGGTATGCGGATAGCAAGAATTGGTCCGAGGCAGAGGGTGGCTTCCTGCCCTACGGCGTTGGAGGAGTCATCGCGGGAGCGGCCACCTGTTTCTATGCCTTCGTGGGCTTCGACTCGATAGCCACGTCCGGTGAGGAGGCCAAGAACCCATCGGTTTCCATTCCAGTGGCCACGATAATCTCTCTGTTTGTGGTGACAGTGGGTTACATCCTGGTGAGTGCCGCCCTGACCCTCATGATTCCCATCAGTGAGATCAATCCGGCTGCCTCGCTGCCCGAGGCCTTTGGGCAACTGAATCTATCCTGGGCCAAGTACCTGATCTCCATAGGAGCTCTGTGTGGCATGACCACAACCCTGCTGGGATCCCTGTTCGCCCTGCCCCGCTGCATGTACGCCATGGCCTCGGATGGACTGCTCTTCAGCTGCTTCGGCAAGATCAACCCCACCACCCAGGTTCCCCTACTCAATCTGGCCGTATCCGGGGTGCTGAGTGCCTGTCTGGCCCTGGTCTTCGATCTGGCCAAGCTGGTGGAGTTTATGTCCATTGGAACCCTGCTGGCCTACACTATCGTTTCGGCCAGTGTGATCATCCTTCGCTATCGACCCATGGAGCGGATTCATACGACCATTAGGGTGCCAGCGGTGGCCGGAAGTCCCgatgacgacgacgatgatgatgaggatGTGGCCTCGCAGTCCAGCATGGATACTTCATCGCCCACCAGTGAGATGATCGAGGAAGTGTTGGCGGGCAGACTTAAGGCCCAGTTCAGGTGTTTGGAACCTCTGCTGGGACGCTTTGAGCCCGGATCAGTGGTCTCCGTAGCCGTGATGATGTTCATCTTCTTGAGTTTCGCCATCTGTGTGGAGCTGAAGGTGTCGTGGACGCAACTTTACACGGGCACCTGGTGGGCCCTGATCATTTACGGATTTATCATTTTCGCCGCCAGCACCTGTGTGGCTGTTATAGCTGTCCATAACCAGAATACCCGTGGCCTCATCTTCAAAGTGCCCCTGGTTCCCTTCGTTCCGGCTCTTGGAATCTTTTGTAACATCCTGCTGATGGTCCATTTGGATGCTGTGACTTGGGTACGCTTCTTCGTCTGGGTTTGCATTGGCATGGTGGTGTACTTTCTATACGGAATTCGCAACAGCAAAGAGGGTGAGGTCTGCTCCTCCTACTCCATCCTGATGACCACTTCCGAAGCTGGTAAGGTTCCGTGGGGATCTTTTAAGGGATCTTCAGGGGGTAAAAAGGGCAACAAGCACACCATCTTTGAGAGATTTACGGGTCGCACCAAGGCGGAGGACAAGAAATCCATTGTGGAGGAGAGTGAAAACGAAACCTCTGGATATTCCTAA
- the LOC119553889 gene encoding tribbles, which yields MDNSSGQNSRTASAAASTSKIVSTSNYSSPASPTVASTSSGSSMNSSQEDTVLGLFTPKKEFAHAKVLQTIREKLLTPGGACELQALGIAAEPTDQQPVKLIQQRYLISAQPSHISAAVAAKTPASYRHLVDLTASNLRCVNIYTGEQFLCRIVNEPMHKVQRAYFQLQQQDEELRRSTIYGHPLIRPVHDIIPLSKDRTYILIAPVPQERDSTGGVTGVYENLHTYIRHEKRLCETEARAIFHQICQTVQVCHRNGIILRDLKLKRFYFIDEARTKLQYESLEGSMILDGEDDTLSDKIGCPLYTAPELLCPQPTYKGKPADMWSLGVILYTMLVGQYPFYEKANCNLITVIRHGNVQIPMTLSKSVRWLLLSLLRKDFTERMTASHIFLTPWLREQRPFHMYLPVNVEVAEDWSDAEEEDEGTATDAIDEDEGVLCPTEADKDEYEDIGVEPLDYTRTTLQMAQNANGMSTEPEPDTDVDMG from the exons ATGGATAACAGTAGCGGTCAAAATAGCAGAACAGCATCGGCAGCGGCGTCGACTAGTAAAATAGTCAGCACCAGCAACTATTCATCACCAGCCTCGCCAACAGTCGCGTCCACCTCCTCCGGCAGCAGCATGAATTCCAGCCAGGAGGACACTGTACTGGGCCTGTTCACACCGAAAAAGGAGTTTGCCCATGCCAAGGTGCTGCAGACCATACGGGAGAAGCTACTGACGCCCGGCGGAGCATGTGAGCTTCAGGCCTTGGGCATCGCTGCGGAACCCACGGACCAGCAGCCCGTCAAGCTGATCCAACAGCGCTACCTGATCAGCGCCCAGCCTAGTCACATCTCGGCAGCCGTGGCCGCCAAGACGCCCGCCTCGTACCGCCACCTGGTCGATCTCACCGCCTCCAATCTGCGCTGCGTGAACATCTACACGGGGGAGCAGTTCCTCTGCCGGATTGTCAACGAGCCGATGCACAAGGTCCAGCGCGCCTACTtccaactgcagcagcaggaCGAGGAGCTGCGCCGCAGCACCATCTATGGCCATCCATTGATTCGACCCGTTCACGATATCATACCGCTGTCGAAGGATCGTACCTACATCCTGATCGCACCCGTTCCCCAGGAAAGGGACTCCACGGGCGGGGTGACGGGGGTGTACGAGAACCTGCACACCTACATCCGCCACGAGAAGCGACTGTGCGAGACGGAGGCTAGGGCCATCTTCCATCAGATCTGCCAGACCGTTCAGGTGTGCCACCGCAACGGGATTATCCTCAGGGACCTCAAGCTCAAGCGGTTCTACTTCATCGACGAGGCCAG AACCAAACTGCAGTACGAATCATTAGAAGGCTCAATGATCCTCGACGGCGAGGACGACACTCTGAGCGACAAGATCGGCTGTCCATTGTACACCGCCCCGGAACTCCTGTGCCCCCAGCCCACATACAAGGGCAAACCGGCGGATATGTGGTCGCTGGGCGTGATCCTCTACACAATGCTGGTGGGTCAGTATCCGTTCTACGAGAAGGCCAACTGCAACCTCATCACCGTGATCCGGCATGGCAACGTCCAGATCCCCATGACGCTGTCCAAGTCGGTGCGCTGGCTTTTACTGTCATTACTGCGGAAGGATTTCACGGAACGCATGACCGCCAGCCACATTTTCCTGACACCGTGGCTGCGGGAGCAGCGCCCCTTCCACATGTACCTGCCCGTCAACGTGGAGGTGGCCGAGGACTGGAGCGatgcggaggaggaggacgagggCACAGCCACCGATGCGATCGACGAGGATGAGGGCGTGCTGTGCCCGACTGAGGCCGACAAGGACGAGTACGAGGACATTGGCGTGGAGCCACTGGACTACACGCGCACCACACTCCAGATGGCCCAGAATGCCAACGGCATGTCCACGGAGCCCGAACCTGATACGGATGTGGACATGGGCTGA